From Triticum aestivum cultivar Chinese Spring chromosome 4A, IWGSC CS RefSeq v2.1, whole genome shotgun sequence, a single genomic window includes:
- the LOC123086389 gene encoding neo-calmodulin-like, with the protein MDELSKEQIDEFRAAFNLFDKDGDGTITTKELGTVMRSLGQRPSEEELREMIAEVDTDGNGVVDFSEFLTLLDRKMRGAEDELREAFRVFDQDKDGFISLDEFRHVMVKLGERLSDEELAEMLREADLDGDGQINYSEFARVMMAKMDSTGSKPSAPPLFKNGLRVCRYLLAFRIMQIGRSKRGRRKSQENSREMVGEKTDGDADPPPEQGNKDKDKRGSCIPSCIIL; encoded by the exons ATGGATGAGCTGTCCAAGGAGCAGATCGACGAGTTCCGGGCGGCCTTCAACCTCTTCGACAAGGATGGCGACG GGACGATCACGACCAAGGAGCTCGGCACGGTGATGCGGTCGCTGGGGCAGCGCCCGtcggaggaggagctgcgggagaTGATCGCGGAGGTGGACACCGACGGCAACGGCGTCGTGGATTTCTCCGAGTTCCTCACCCTCCTCGACCGCAAGATGCGCGGCGCCGAGGACGAGCTCCGCGAGGCCTTCCGCGTCTTCGACCAGGACAAGGACGGCTTCATCTCGCTCGACGAGTTCCGGCACGTCATGGTCAAGCTCGGCGAGCGCCTCTCCGACGAGGAGCTCGCGGAGATGCTCCGCGAGGCCGACCTCGACGGCGACGGCCAGATCAACTACTCCGAGTTCGCCAGGGTCATGATGGCCAA GATGGACTCGACGGGATCAAAACCATCGGCGCCGCCGCTCTTCAAGAATGGACTCCGGGTCTGCCGCTACCTTCTGGCCTTCCGGATCATGCAGATTGGCCGGAGTAAACGAGG ACGGCGGAAGTCACAGGAAAACAGCCGTGAGATGGTAGGAGAGAAGACCGACGGCGATGCAGATCCCCCGCCGGAACAAGGAAACAAGGACAAGGACAAACGAGGAAGCTGCATCCCCTCATGTATCATCCTCTGA